From Chromatiales bacterium, one genomic window encodes:
- a CDS encoding D-alanine--D-alanine ligase, with translation MHESLVPPDDLDGYTEQQIDAFRTEYDVMTFLENAGHEVRALGLYDKLSELRQTVRDWKPHIAFNLLQEFQGIGAYDQYIVAYLELMRQPYTGCNPRGMMLSRDKVLSKQILAYHRIPTPHFQVFRRGMRLRLSRRLSFPLFVKSAVEDASLGIAQASIVDDLAHLEERVAFIHENVGTDALVEEYIAGRELYVGVLGNTRLTTLPVWEMHFGTLPGVQAGIATRKVKWDGNYQRKHGIHTDRAADLPDGVTEKLNRLSRRVYRALHMSGYARMDFRLAADGTPYLLEANCNPNLSYGEDFAESAETAGISYEQLMHRLIKLGLGYQAEWRTMEP, from the coding sequence ATGCACGAGAGTCTCGTTCCGCCGGATGATCTGGACGGATACACCGAGCAGCAGATCGATGCGTTTCGTACCGAGTATGACGTGATGACCTTTCTGGAAAATGCCGGTCACGAAGTACGCGCACTGGGCCTGTACGACAAGCTGTCGGAGTTGCGGCAGACGGTTCGGGACTGGAAGCCGCATATCGCCTTCAACCTGCTGCAGGAATTCCAGGGCATCGGCGCCTACGACCAGTACATCGTGGCCTACCTCGAGCTGATGCGGCAGCCCTACACCGGTTGCAACCCGCGCGGCATGATGCTGTCCAGGGACAAGGTGCTGTCGAAGCAGATTCTCGCCTATCATCGTATCCCCACACCGCATTTCCAGGTTTTTCGCCGCGGCATGCGCCTGCGCCTGTCGCGGCGGCTGTCATTTCCCCTGTTCGTCAAGTCGGCGGTTGAAGATGCCTCGCTGGGCATTGCCCAGGCTTCGATCGTCGACGATCTGGCGCATCTTGAAGAACGTGTGGCTTTCATTCATGAGAATGTCGGTACCGATGCGCTGGTCGAGGAATACATCGCCGGACGTGAGCTCTATGTGGGTGTGCTGGGAAACACGAGGCTGACGACGCTGCCGGTGTGGGAGATGCACTTCGGTACCTTGCCTGGTGTGCAGGCCGGGATCGCCACACGCAAGGTGAAGTGGGACGGCAACTACCAGCGCAAGCACGGCATACACACCGACCGTGCTGCCGACCTCCCGGATGGCGTGACCGAAAAGCTCAATCGCCTGAGTCGCCGTGTATACCGTGCGCTGCACATGAGCGGCTATGCGCGCATGGATTTCCGCCTGGCGGCCGATGGCACTCCTTACTTGCTGGAGGCGAACTGCAACCCGAACCTCAGCTACGGTGAGGATTTTGCGGAGTCGGCAGAAACGGCCGGTATCAGTTATGAGCAACTGATGCACCGGCTGATAAAGCTGGGTCTCGGCTACCAGGCTGAATGGCGGACGATGGAGCCCTGA
- a CDS encoding efflux transporter outer membrane subunit, whose product MKFPAALAFAVVVAGCAAGPDYHPKVPETAARFATAEGAGLTQEIPDADWWREFKDPTLDKLIEQAAASNYDVRIAIANLRASRALLRGGRLELGPIVTAQGSATREKTSDAAGIAYDIDGDYYDAGFDASWEIDIFGRVRRSVEALRADYESEEAAWRDTLRSVVGEVARTYVELRGVQYRFAVAERNIVNQEETYQLTLALLEGGRGSDLDIARALAQLETTRASIGPLQAAETEAINRLKVLLGGDSAELLALAGSRQELPHPPELIAVDDPAGMLRRRPDIRAVERQLAAATARTGMAVADYFPRVTLSGSVGRNATSLADLGDAAAERYSFGPTISWAALDMGRVRARVAANDARAEAALANWEKTVQTALQETESALNRYSRTRESAARLRIAASSSAKAADLARLRYRYGADSFLTVLDSERRLLEAEDLLAAAETDASLAAVAVYKSLGGGWEPFVSGK is encoded by the coding sequence ATGAAGTTTCCGGCGGCGCTTGCGTTCGCAGTGGTGGTCGCCGGCTGTGCCGCCGGTCCGGACTACCACCCGAAGGTTCCGGAGACTGCGGCAAGATTCGCGACCGCCGAGGGCGCGGGCCTGACGCAGGAGATCCCCGATGCGGACTGGTGGCGAGAATTCAAAGACCCCACCCTCGACAAGCTGATCGAACAGGCCGCAGCATCAAATTACGATGTGCGTATCGCCATCGCCAATCTGCGCGCCTCCCGCGCCCTGTTGCGGGGCGGCCGGCTGGAACTCGGCCCCATCGTCACGGCACAAGGCAGCGCCACCCGGGAAAAGACCAGCGACGCTGCCGGCATTGCCTACGACATCGACGGTGACTACTACGATGCCGGCTTCGATGCCAGCTGGGAAATCGATATCTTCGGTCGCGTGCGCCGCTCCGTGGAGGCACTGCGGGCCGACTACGAATCCGAAGAAGCCGCCTGGCGCGATACGCTGCGTAGCGTGGTCGGCGAAGTCGCCCGGACCTATGTCGAGCTGCGCGGCGTCCAGTACCGCTTTGCCGTTGCTGAACGCAATATCGTCAACCAGGAAGAAACCTACCAGCTGACGCTCGCACTTCTGGAAGGAGGTCGCGGAAGCGACCTCGATATCGCACGGGCCCTCGCCCAGCTGGAAACGACACGCGCCAGCATCGGACCGCTGCAGGCCGCGGAGACCGAGGCCATCAACCGCCTGAAAGTCCTGCTCGGCGGAGACTCCGCGGAACTGCTCGCGCTGGCCGGTTCACGCCAGGAACTGCCGCATCCGCCGGAGCTGATTGCGGTGGATGACCCGGCCGGCATGCTGCGACGCCGGCCAGACATCCGCGCCGTGGAACGGCAGCTGGCGGCCGCAACCGCACGCACCGGCATGGCTGTTGCTGATTATTTTCCCCGCGTTACGCTCAGCGGTTCGGTCGGCCGGAACGCCACCTCGCTCGCGGATCTCGGCGATGCTGCGGCAGAGCGGTACAGCTTCGGGCCCACCATCAGCTGGGCAGCACTGGACATGGGCCGGGTCCGTGCCCGGGTAGCGGCCAACGATGCCCGCGCCGAAGCCGCATTGGCGAACTGGGAAAAGACCGTCCAGACGGCGCTGCAGGAAACCGAATCGGCATTGAATCGTTACTCGAGAACCCGCGAGAGTGCAGCGCGCCTGCGTATTGCGGCGAGCTCCAGTGCAAAGGCCGCTGACCTGGCGCGGCTGCGCTACCGCTATGGTGCTGACAGCTTCCTCACCGTGCTGGATTCGGAACGGCGGCTGCTCGAAGCGGAAGACCTGCTTGCCGCCGCCGAGACCGATGCCTCGCTTGCCGCCGTCGCCGTCTACAAGTCGCTGGGCGGCGGCTGGGAACCCTTCGTATCGGGTAAATGA
- a CDS encoding efflux RND transporter permease subunit, translating into MRFSHFFIDRPRFAAVVSILITIIGAIAYFGLPVTQYPNVVPPTIIVSASYPGATPEVIADTVAAPLEQEINGVEGMLYLTSSSTSDGRVTLTVTFELGTNLDAAQVLVQNRVAIAEPRLPEEVRRIGVVTAKSSPDLMIVVHLESPDDSLDQLYISNYALLNVRDVLARINGVGQINVVGAREYSMRVWLDPDRMAGLKVTASDVVNALRAQNVQVAGGALGEQPSPGSNAFQVTVSSQGRLADTEQFGQVIVKSGEDGRLTRVADVARVELGARDYLTNSLLDGRPAVALVMFQRPGSNALETAEEVKRTMAALAPGFPKGLVYRIVYNPTDFIAQSVKAVYITLFEATALVIVVILLFLQNWRAAIIPVTAIPVSLIGTFGVMAALGYSLNNLTLFGLVLAIGIVVDDAIVVVESIERNLEKGLEAREAARRTMTEVGTALVSIALVLVAVFLPTAFLGGITGQFFRQFAVTIAAATAISALVSLTLSPALGAILLRHHDAPPDRIDRWLERLLGGVFRAFNRGFDRLREGYGRVVCRTVRRPGLALSAFALMLGLTAVGFLLVPTGFIPQQDQGYLITIVELPKGASLDRTTAVIKRATEIALKTQGVERVVAFAGFSVVTGSNASHSGTVFTGLRDFGDRRAGESGPEIAARLNAAFSEIQEASLFVVAPPPVRGIGSGGDFKLMVQDRSGQGLRPLEKAAWDLVGALAQSGEVARPYSTFTTTAPQYFLDIDRTRAEMMNVPIENVFETLQIYLGSSYVNDLTLFGRNYRVTAQADAPWRLTPEDISRLRTRNADGEMVPLGSLVALRPSSGPDRVVRYNLYPAAEVQMGTLPGRSSGQTLAAVERIAAQTLPPGIDHEWTELAYQQTHTSNLGLLMFPLSVLFVFLVLTAQYESWSLPLTIVLIVPLCLLFAIIALLLRGLDINILAQIGFIVLIGLASKNAILIVEFARQQESEGKDRFSAATDAAQLRLRPILMTSFAFIAGVLPLMLASGAGAEMRQVLGTVVFGGMLGVTLIGLLLTPVFYTVIRGRLREAPVPDAPAGESQP; encoded by the coding sequence ATGAGATTCAGCCACTTCTTCATCGACCGGCCGCGCTTTGCCGCGGTTGTTTCGATTCTCATCACGATCATCGGTGCGATCGCCTACTTCGGCCTGCCCGTGACCCAGTATCCGAACGTCGTCCCGCCGACAATCATCGTCTCGGCCAGCTACCCGGGTGCCACGCCCGAGGTCATCGCCGACACCGTTGCTGCGCCGCTCGAGCAGGAAATCAACGGTGTGGAAGGGATGCTCTATCTCACCTCCTCTTCGACCAGCGATGGCCGGGTAACCCTGACCGTCACCTTCGAACTCGGCACGAACCTCGACGCGGCACAGGTACTGGTCCAGAACCGGGTTGCCATCGCGGAACCGCGACTGCCGGAAGAGGTCCGTCGCATCGGCGTGGTGACAGCCAAGAGTTCACCGGACCTGATGATCGTCGTCCATCTGGAATCGCCAGACGACAGTCTCGATCAGCTGTATATCTCCAATTACGCGCTGCTGAATGTCCGCGATGTGCTGGCACGCATCAACGGTGTCGGCCAGATCAACGTGGTGGGTGCGCGCGAATACAGCATGCGTGTCTGGCTGGATCCGGATCGCATGGCCGGGCTCAAGGTGACGGCCAGCGATGTGGTCAACGCCCTGCGTGCCCAGAACGTGCAGGTAGCGGGCGGCGCACTGGGCGAGCAGCCGTCACCGGGCAGCAATGCCTTTCAGGTGACGGTCAGCAGCCAGGGACGCCTGGCGGATACGGAACAGTTCGGGCAGGTCATCGTGAAAAGCGGCGAGGATGGCCGTCTCACCCGCGTCGCCGATGTTGCCCGCGTCGAACTCGGTGCGCGTGACTACCTTACCAACAGCCTCCTCGATGGCCGGCCGGCCGTGGCACTGGTCATGTTCCAGCGGCCTGGCAGCAACGCGCTGGAGACCGCCGAGGAAGTCAAACGGACCATGGCTGCTCTCGCACCGGGATTTCCCAAGGGCCTGGTCTATCGCATTGTCTACAACCCGACCGACTTCATCGCCCAGTCCGTGAAGGCCGTCTACATCACGCTGTTCGAAGCCACGGCCCTCGTAATCGTCGTGATCCTGCTGTTCCTGCAGAACTGGCGCGCCGCGATCATTCCGGTCACCGCCATCCCGGTGTCCCTGATCGGCACGTTCGGCGTCATGGCTGCACTCGGTTATTCGCTCAACAACCTGACGCTGTTCGGCCTGGTGCTGGCGATCGGCATCGTCGTGGATGACGCGATCGTGGTGGTCGAAAGCATCGAACGGAACCTGGAAAAGGGGCTTGAAGCGCGGGAGGCGGCACGCCGGACGATGACGGAAGTGGGCACGGCACTGGTCTCCATCGCGCTGGTGCTGGTCGCTGTATTCCTGCCGACTGCCTTCCTCGGCGGCATCACCGGACAGTTCTTCCGGCAGTTTGCCGTGACCATCGCTGCTGCCACCGCGATCTCGGCACTGGTATCGCTCACGCTCAGCCCGGCACTCGGCGCCATTCTCCTCCGGCATCACGATGCACCACCCGACCGTATCGACCGGTGGCTCGAGCGCCTGCTTGGCGGCGTGTTTCGCGCTTTCAACCGCGGATTTGACCGACTGCGGGAAGGATACGGACGGGTCGTTTGCCGGACAGTGCGCCGGCCCGGCCTGGCACTGTCGGCTTTTGCACTCATGCTGGGACTGACGGCGGTCGGCTTCCTGCTGGTGCCAACGGGCTTTATTCCGCAGCAGGACCAGGGCTATCTGATCACGATCGTCGAGTTGCCAAAGGGCGCTTCGCTGGACCGGACCACAGCGGTCATTAAGCGGGCAACAGAGATCGCGTTAAAGACGCAGGGCGTCGAGCGCGTTGTGGCCTTCGCGGGTTTTTCAGTGGTTACCGGTTCCAATGCCAGCCACTCCGGCACGGTGTTCACGGGGCTCAGGGATTTCGGCGACCGGCGGGCGGGCGAGTCAGGCCCGGAGATTGCCGCCAGGCTGAATGCTGCGTTCAGCGAAATCCAGGAAGCCAGTCTGTTCGTAGTTGCACCGCCACCGGTGCGCGGCATCGGCAGTGGCGGTGATTTCAAGCTGATGGTGCAGGACCGCAGCGGACAGGGTCTGCGGCCACTCGAGAAAGCGGCATGGGACCTGGTGGGCGCGCTCGCCCAGTCCGGTGAAGTGGCACGACCCTACAGTACCTTTACGACGACAGCGCCGCAGTACTTCCTGGATATCGACCGGACCAGGGCCGAGATGATGAACGTGCCGATAGAGAACGTGTTTGAAACCCTGCAGATCTACCTGGGCTCGTCATATGTGAATGACCTGACACTTTTCGGCCGCAACTATCGCGTAACCGCCCAGGCCGATGCGCCCTGGCGCCTGACACCCGAGGACATCAGCCGGCTGCGTACCCGCAATGCCGATGGCGAGATGGTGCCGCTCGGCTCGCTGGTCGCGCTGCGCCCCTCGTCGGGCCCCGACCGCGTCGTGCGCTACAACCTGTACCCTGCGGCCGAAGTACAGATGGGAACACTGCCAGGCCGGAGCAGCGGCCAGACCCTGGCAGCCGTCGAGCGCATTGCCGCACAGACCCTTCCTCCCGGGATCGACCACGAGTGGACGGAGCTGGCCTATCAGCAGACACACACATCAAATCTCGGCCTGTTGATGTTCCCGCTCAGCGTGCTGTTTGTATTTCTCGTGCTGACGGCGCAATACGAAAGCTGGTCCCTGCCACTGACGATTGTCCTCATCGTTCCGCTTTGCCTGCTGTTCGCCATCATTGCCCTGCTGCTGCGTGGTCTCGATATCAACATCCTGGCGCAGATCGGCTTCATCGTGCTGATCGGGCTGGCCAGCAAGAATGCCATCCTGATCGTCGAGTTTGCCCGCCAGCAGGAAAGCGAAGGCAAGGATCGCTTCAGCGCTGCAACGGATGCCGCCCAGTTGCGGCTGCGGCCCATCCTGATGACCTCATTTGCATTCATTGCCGGCGTGCTGCCGCTGATGCTCGCTTCAGGTGCCGGTGCCGAGATGCGGCAGGTGCTGGGCACCGTCGTGTTTGGCGGCATGCTTGGCGTCACCCTCATCGGCCTGTTGTTGACACCGGTTTTCTACACGGTGATCCGCGGCCGGCTGCGCGAGGCCCCGGTGCCGGATGCGCCGGCCGGAGAGAGCCAGCCATGA
- a CDS encoding efflux RND transporter periplasmic adaptor subunit, with protein sequence MSARTLILFLVLLGLAGCGGKPPPSMGPPQVTVATPLVRRITDWDEYTGRLAAVDSVEIRPRVSGYLKSVHFEDGALVKRGDLLFTIDPRPYEAALDEARADLTQAKVRLELASNDLDRAKRLFTARAISEEELDARTKAHREAEAFLEAAQAAEKGSALNLEFARIRAPISGRISRKLVTVGNLVSSSGDQPTLLTTIVSVDPVHVYFTADERAFLRYTRLDEKGIRPSSRTTPNPVRLQLADEQGFPHLGHMDFVDNQIDQATGTMQGRAVFDNPDGDLTPGLFARVKLLGEGPYKALILPDQAIATDQGQRLVYVLGPDNVVAARPVTLGRSLGELRIIRDGLSATDRVVINGIQRVRPGITVAPVEGSIPEPADGAAAAVSP encoded by the coding sequence ATGTCCGCACGGACCCTGATTTTATTTCTTGTCTTGCTTGGCCTGGCTGGCTGTGGTGGCAAGCCACCGCCGTCGATGGGTCCGCCGCAGGTCACAGTGGCGACGCCGCTGGTCCGCCGGATCACCGACTGGGACGAGTACACAGGACGGCTGGCCGCCGTGGATTCCGTGGAGATCAGGCCACGGGTCAGCGGCTACCTGAAGTCCGTACATTTCGAGGACGGCGCGCTGGTGAAGCGCGGCGACCTGCTCTTCACCATCGATCCCCGTCCCTATGAAGCGGCCCTGGACGAAGCGCGGGCTGACCTGACGCAGGCGAAAGTGCGCCTCGAACTTGCAAGCAACGATCTGGACCGCGCCAAGCGACTTTTCACCGCACGGGCAATCTCCGAAGAAGAGCTGGACGCGCGCACCAAGGCGCATCGTGAAGCGGAAGCTTTCCTGGAGGCAGCGCAGGCTGCCGAGAAAGGCTCGGCGCTGAACCTCGAGTTTGCACGCATCAGGGCGCCGATCAGCGGACGCATCAGCCGCAAGCTGGTAACCGTCGGCAATCTGGTCAGCAGTTCAGGCGACCAGCCCACCTTGCTGACCACGATCGTATCGGTCGATCCGGTTCACGTGTATTTCACGGCCGACGAGCGCGCCTTTCTGCGCTATACACGCCTCGATGAGAAAGGCATCCGGCCGAGTTCGCGCACCACACCAAATCCGGTCCGCCTGCAGCTCGCCGACGAACAGGGCTTCCCGCACCTGGGGCACATGGACTTCGTCGACAACCAGATCGACCAGGCCACCGGCACCATGCAGGGGCGCGCAGTTTTCGACAACCCGGACGGCGATCTCACACCCGGGCTCTTCGCGCGGGTCAAGCTGCTCGGTGAAGGTCCCTACAAGGCACTGATCCTGCCGGATCAGGCCATCGCCACCGACCAGGGCCAGCGACTGGTCTATGTGCTTGGTCCCGACAACGTGGTTGCGGCGCGCCCCGTCACGCTGGGACGCTCGCTGGGCGAGCTGCGGATAATCCGCGATGGCCTCAGCGCCACTGACCGGGTGGTGATCAACGGCATTCAGCGTGTCAGGCCAGGCATTACGGTAGCACCGGTTGAAGGCAGCATTCCGGAGCCTGCGGACGGGGCCGCGGCAGCCGTCAGCCCATGA
- a CDS encoding hemerythrin domain-containing protein, with translation MAKRHPALIPVARDHHECLILAQRLMHGTTASERDWPREPAPQAALLAGFFARHLQAHFTVEEDLVFPAARSAGREAESLVVQLMAEHREMASLVERLAANPQVTAAELAAFGKLLNDHIRLEDRQLFPLMETQMQGDALLDLQQRVEARYG, from the coding sequence ATGGCCAAAAGACATCCGGCACTGATCCCCGTTGCCCGCGATCACCACGAATGCCTGATTCTCGCGCAACGCCTGATGCACGGAACAACGGCATCGGAGCGCGACTGGCCGCGCGAGCCGGCACCGCAGGCGGCGCTGCTCGCCGGGTTCTTTGCCCGGCATCTGCAGGCGCATTTTACCGTCGAGGAGGATCTCGTATTCCCGGCTGCCCGCAGTGCCGGCCGCGAGGCCGAAAGCCTGGTCGTGCAGCTCATGGCCGAGCATCGGGAAATGGCCAGCCTGGTCGAGCGCCTGGCCGCGAACCCGCAGGTCACGGCAGCTGAACTCGCGGCATTCGGGAAGCTGCTGAACGACCACATCCGGCTCGAAGACCGACAGCTTTTTCCGCTGATGGAAACGCAGATGCAGGGCGATGCGCTGCTGGACCTGCAGCAGCGTGTAGAAGCACGTTACGGCTGA
- a CDS encoding TetR/AcrR family transcriptional regulator: protein MTGHLDTVAAQNTRERLILTAERLFAEQGIDAVSLRQINTEAGQRNLSATLYHFGSKEALIDIIYDFRMERVNRRRMELLASIEAADRQGDIHALVEGVVMPIVEEVTTSDGGTHYIRFLAQVIGHPQLRLDKLWTSRHADGLSRIVAHLRRSLPELPAPLGSLRIGLMWEQVIHALADQDLLRENAGQSGHALFVSNLIDVVASGLMAPVGPATRRELQAARKTTGKSKAPSLKRRTPRLTPNTRRR, encoded by the coding sequence ATGACCGGGCATCTCGACACTGTCGCCGCGCAGAACACCAGGGAACGGCTCATCCTCACGGCAGAGCGGCTGTTCGCAGAACAGGGCATCGACGCGGTATCGCTGCGGCAGATCAATACCGAAGCCGGCCAGCGCAACCTCTCGGCAACGCTCTATCACTTCGGTTCCAAGGAAGCGCTCATCGACATCATCTATGACTTCCGCATGGAGCGCGTGAACCGGCGGCGGATGGAACTGCTGGCGAGTATCGAGGCAGCAGACCGGCAGGGTGATATACACGCGCTGGTCGAAGGCGTGGTGATGCCCATCGTCGAGGAAGTGACCACCAGCGATGGCGGCACGCACTACATTCGCTTTCTGGCCCAGGTCATCGGCCACCCGCAGCTGCGCCTCGACAAGCTCTGGACCAGCCGCCACGCCGATGGCCTTTCACGCATCGTCGCGCATCTGCGCCGCAGCCTGCCGGAACTCCCGGCACCGCTCGGCAGCCTGCGCATCGGGCTGATGTGGGAGCAGGTTATTCATGCGCTGGCCGACCAGGACCTGCTGCGCGAGAACGCCGGCCAGTCCGGACATGCGCTGTTCGTTAGCAACCTGATCGATGTGGTCGCGAGTGGCCTGATGGCGCCCGTCGGTCCCGCGACCCGACGCGAACTGCAAGCGGCGAGGAAGACGACCGGCAAGAGCAAGGCGCCTTCCCTCAAGCGCAGGACGCCGCGCCTCACTCCAAATACGCGCCGCCGCTAG
- a CDS encoding TauD/TfdA family dioxygenase, which translates to MTYEFVSQRTLPTFRHFGIRPVSGALGAEIHGISIAGDLPQAVIDELHQALLEFKVIFFRDQPLDNDRHLAFARRFGTPQGPGAIPQPEGYPMIRRQQYDQFSKIGSDVNFHADDSFRTYPSKFSILHGIDMPKAGGDTIWADMEKAYAALSAPMQAFLDGLTTEHSLMKSFGMGILRQYGVQALGNMMKRNPPTIHPLIRVHPETGRKSIYASELLTDRVIELSAKESENLLQFLYRHSYSPEFECRFRWENNSVAMWDNRCTQHRGINDFFPAFRLMQRIPVVEDQRPSFHPETEKVLQFGDVPFVNTEELFDTRPELAYGHTTGTTAG; encoded by the coding sequence ATGACCTACGAATTCGTCTCACAGCGCACCTTGCCGACTTTCCGCCACTTCGGCATCCGGCCGGTCAGCGGCGCGCTCGGCGCCGAGATACACGGCATCAGTATCGCCGGCGACCTGCCGCAAGCGGTGATCGACGAACTGCACCAGGCGCTGCTCGAGTTCAAGGTGATCTTTTTCCGCGACCAGCCGCTCGACAACGATCGCCACCTGGCTTTCGCACGCCGCTTCGGCACGCCGCAGGGACCGGGGGCGATACCGCAGCCCGAGGGCTACCCGATGATCCGGCGCCAGCAGTACGACCAGTTCTCGAAGATCGGCTCCGACGTGAACTTTCACGCCGATGATTCCTTTAGGACCTACCCCTCGAAGTTTTCCATCCTGCACGGCATCGACATGCCGAAGGCCGGGGGTGACACCATCTGGGCCGACATGGAAAAGGCCTACGCCGCCCTTTCCGCGCCCATGCAGGCATTCCTCGATGGCCTCACCACCGAGCACAGCCTGATGAAGTCCTTCGGCATGGGCATACTCCGCCAGTATGGCGTCCAGGCTCTCGGCAACATGATGAAGCGGAACCCACCGACCATCCACCCGCTGATCCGCGTACATCCGGAGACCGGCCGCAAGTCCATCTATGCCAGCGAACTGCTCACCGACCGGGTCATTGAACTCAGCGCAAAAGAAAGCGAGAACCTGCTGCAGTTCCTGTACCGGCACAGCTACAGCCCGGAGTTTGAATGCCGCTTCCGCTGGGAAAACAATTCAGTGGCCATGTGGGACAACCGCTGCACCCAGCATCGCGGCATCAATGACTTCTTCCCGGCTTTTCGGCTGATGCAGCGTATTCCGGTGGTAGAGGACCAGCGCCCATCCTTCCACCCGGAGACGGAAAAGGTCTTGCAGTTCGGCGATGTCCCTTTCGTGAATACCGAGGAGCTTTTCGACACCAGGCCGGAACTGGCTTACGGCCACACCACCGGCACGACGGCCGGCTGA
- a CDS encoding GNAT family N-acetyltransferase: MISIRRATVSDAERMHVLHVASSTAVYQRFFGGKGLEQWLATRSPAVCAAEIGKWAVILAEEDGDLLGFAALDTAKANIDAVYVAPERWRQGIGRQLLIRIEEIARDAGLSSISLQATGPAIQFYQRQGYVAPKDLGPNPSWAAMEKQLG; this comes from the coding sequence ATGATCAGCATCAGGAGAGCAACCGTCAGCGACGCGGAGAGGATGCATGTTTTGCACGTCGCCTCTTCCACCGCAGTCTACCAGCGGTTTTTCGGCGGCAAGGGTCTGGAGCAGTGGCTGGCGACACGCAGCCCGGCGGTCTGCGCTGCCGAGATCGGCAAATGGGCGGTCATCCTTGCTGAAGAAGATGGCGACCTGCTGGGCTTCGCCGCGCTGGATACGGCAAAAGCCAATATCGATGCAGTCTATGTCGCACCGGAGCGGTGGCGGCAAGGAATCGGACGACAGCTGCTGATTCGTATCGAGGAAATCGCGAGAGACGCCGGGCTGTCAAGCATCAGCTTGCAGGCGACCGGCCCGGCCATACAGTTTTACCAGCGACAGGGCTACGTTGCACCGAAAGACCTGGGCCCCAACCCGTCGTGGGCGGCGATGGAGAAGCAACTCGGCTGA
- a CDS encoding MBL fold metallo-hydrolase, with translation MPADTSEWILNFLGVGNAAAPELGSASVVLERDGQPLLMVDCGQEALSAYLAAYGQPPPAVFITHLHLDHVAGFERLFVSNYFGTGQDAYTRLYVPALLVPLLQGRIADYPNVVAEGAANFWDAFRLIPVSRGFWHEGRWFDVFPVRHHVPGTAYGLCLRGAFLYSGDTRPIPEVIAQYADGRMPLIHDCDLHGNPSHTGLPDLLREYSAEHIRQMLVYHYASPADGAALAAAGLRVAKAGDRLPLPKPLAAAEAHAASATAAAGAPTGKIPAPP, from the coding sequence ATGCCTGCCGATACCTCCGAATGGATCCTGAATTTCCTGGGCGTCGGCAATGCGGCTGCACCGGAACTGGGCTCGGCAAGCGTGGTACTTGAACGCGACGGCCAGCCGCTGCTGATGGTGGACTGCGGCCAGGAAGCGCTGAGTGCCTATCTGGCCGCATACGGACAACCGCCACCTGCCGTATTCATCACGCACCTGCATCTGGATCATGTCGCTGGCTTCGAGCGACTGTTCGTCAGCAATTATTTCGGCACCGGGCAGGATGCCTACACGCGTCTCTATGTGCCGGCCCTGCTCGTGCCGCTGCTCCAGGGCCGCATCGCCGATTACCCGAACGTGGTTGCCGAAGGTGCGGCAAATTTCTGGGACGCCTTCCGGCTGATTCCGGTCAGTCGCGGCTTCTGGCACGAGGGCCGCTGGTTTGATGTGTTTCCGGTCCGCCACCACGTACCCGGTACCGCTTACGGGCTCTGCCTGCGCGGGGCATTCCTTTACAGCGGCGACACGCGACCGATTCCGGAAGTCATCGCACAGTACGCCGACGGCCGCATGCCGCTGATCCACGACTGCGACCTGCACGGCAATCCGTCCCACACCGGCCTGCCGGACCTGCTGCGCGAATACTCCGCAGAGCACATCCGGCAGATGCTGGTGTATCACTATGCATCACCCGCCGATGGCGCGGCACTGGCGGCAGCCGGCCTGCGCGTGGCAAAAGCCGGCGATCGCCTGCCGCTGCCGAAACCGCTGGCCGCGGCCGAAGCACATGCCGCCTCTGCAACAGCAGCTGCGGGGGCTCCCACGGGGAAGATTCCGGCGCCACCATGA